In Gemmata obscuriglobus, a single genomic region encodes these proteins:
- a CDS encoding sigma-70 family RNA polymerase sigma factor — translation MTAPKRVVPPRLMRLVAAAPVSDTDLLAQFIRSQDGAAFAALVERHGPMVLRTCRRTLWDAHAAEDAFQATFLALVRGAHRVRKAASVASWLHGTAVRISLKAKGTAARGPRPSDPSAARCEPDPLAAMTGRELVSAVDEELVRLPERYQVVITLCCLEGLSQEEAARRLGCSVASVKGRLERGRERLRARLARRGLALSAGLGGLLFDSARAEVPPRLFARAAELAAPGTASPSVAALAAAGAPAHATWPAVAVAVVVLAVGGAAALGYATPPRTPEQQPAEATRPADAPLDGSPRRQNSGPPAKTDRYGDPLPAGALMRLGTLRGAATVMSFGVTADGAVLTVGEEGDLRLWQPEADTPEPAVRLPVRVPDEWHGRFHSYISSDAKRVACCAPESVIVFERRGENVPAEIGKFKFPPVESLAFAPDSKKLVVVTRNRKGNSESIRNKEKKENEYAVHVADIQTGQSRALVTDLSYIREVRFSADGRRVAVNTFDELLVFDVGTGKELARWSVDGFKLDRVALNTTGDVVAARLYKEATEEHLDVRFFEATTGKAQKGAVGTDGGDWVTFAPDGKTVLIGDARGVRWWDPIAGRLLRQFDGASGELLYGETSVARFTPDGKVLVATTGRVLFRWDAATGKPLFAGVHAASLFGSVHALGVSADGTRYATSAGSRIRVWDAATGKPVATVPSVNQWPHNLEFSRNGKTLFAPVGGEIVQWDAATGTELRRFAVDPKEPRQEMVIGLRLSDDDKTLTGVTLGRVKGTLTSVFTTWDARSGGRQFTKKLDPFDWSAGRCCINFSPNALYASLYGDVFLTADGPTKGLLPPRTLGPGFAAGAFSADGGRIAFTYIDESDPRGVMRGVVYGVATGAKLCDLPAGSGGRVALNSDGSVLAAAGLTDLTFWDTSTGKLLARHRSPPTEKGDTMYSNSFAEVMRFTADGTKLITGHADTTALVWPVPAGAAK, via the coding sequence ATGACCGCCCCGAAACGTGTCGTGCCGCCCCGATTGATGCGCCTGGTCGCGGCGGCGCCAGTGTCCGATACCGACCTGCTCGCACAGTTCATCCGGTCGCAAGACGGGGCCGCGTTCGCGGCGCTCGTCGAGCGGCACGGGCCGATGGTCCTTCGCACCTGCCGGCGCACGCTCTGGGACGCCCACGCCGCGGAAGACGCCTTCCAGGCCACGTTCCTCGCACTGGTGCGCGGGGCGCACCGGGTTCGCAAAGCCGCGTCCGTCGCCTCCTGGCTCCACGGGACGGCGGTCCGCATCTCCCTTAAAGCGAAGGGGACCGCGGCCCGCGGCCCGCGCCCGTCCGACCCGTCAGCCGCCCGGTGCGAGCCCGACCCGCTCGCCGCGATGACCGGGCGGGAGTTGGTCTCCGCGGTTGACGAGGAACTGGTTCGCCTCCCGGAGCGATACCAGGTCGTGATCACCCTCTGCTGCCTGGAAGGGCTCTCGCAGGAAGAGGCCGCGCGGCGGCTGGGCTGCTCGGTGGCGTCGGTGAAGGGGCGGTTGGAACGCGGCCGGGAGCGGTTGCGCGCGCGGCTCGCGCGGCGGGGGCTCGCGCTCTCGGCAGGGTTGGGCGGCCTGCTCTTCGATTCGGCCCGCGCAGAGGTGCCGCCGCGATTGTTCGCGCGAGCGGCCGAACTCGCCGCGCCCGGTACTGCGTCGCCGAGCGTCGCGGCGCTGGCCGCGGCGGGCGCACCGGCCCACGCGACGTGGCCGGCTGTGGCGGTGGCGGTCGTGGTGCTCGCGGTTGGTGGCGCGGCCGCGCTGGGGTACGCCACCCCGCCCCGAACTCCGGAGCAACAGCCTGCCGAAGCCACGCGGCCCGCTGATGCACCGCTCGACGGGAGCCCGCGCCGTCAAAACTCGGGGCCGCCCGCAAAAACGGACCGCTACGGCGACCCGCTCCCCGCCGGCGCGCTCATGCGATTGGGAACGCTGCGCGGGGCCGCCACGGTGATGAGCTTTGGCGTCACCGCAGACGGGGCCGTGCTGACCGTAGGTGAAGAGGGCGATTTGCGGCTCTGGCAACCCGAAGCGGACACACCGGAACCCGCCGTGCGGCTACCGGTACGGGTGCCGGACGAATGGCACGGGCGCTTCCATTCGTACATCTCTTCCGACGCCAAGCGCGTTGCCTGTTGCGCACCCGAATCCGTGATCGTGTTCGAGCGCCGTGGGGAAAACGTTCCGGCCGAGATCGGGAAGTTCAAGTTCCCCCCCGTCGAATCGCTTGCCTTCGCTCCTGACAGCAAGAAGCTCGTTGTTGTCACAAGAAATCGCAAAGGTAACTCAGAGAGCATAAGAAACAAGGAGAAAAAAGAGAACGAATACGCGGTCCACGTGGCCGACATCCAGACGGGGCAGTCGCGTGCCCTCGTGACGGATCTCAGCTACATCCGAGAAGTTCGCTTCTCCGCGGACGGCCGGCGCGTGGCCGTCAACACGTTCGACGAGCTGTTGGTGTTCGATGTCGGTACCGGTAAGGAACTGGCCCGGTGGTCGGTCGACGGGTTCAAACTGGATCGCGTCGCCCTGAACACCACGGGCGACGTCGTCGCGGCACGGCTTTACAAGGAAGCGACGGAAGAACACCTCGACGTCCGGTTCTTTGAAGCGACGACCGGAAAGGCCCAGAAGGGGGCGGTCGGTACGGACGGCGGCGACTGGGTGACGTTCGCACCGGACGGGAAGACGGTTCTGATCGGCGACGCCCGCGGCGTTCGCTGGTGGGACCCGATCGCGGGGCGGTTACTCCGGCAGTTCGACGGAGCCAGCGGTGAGCTTTTGTACGGTGAGACGTCGGTCGCGCGGTTCACTCCGGACGGGAAGGTGCTCGTCGCGACGACCGGCCGGGTCTTGTTCCGGTGGGACGCGGCGACCGGGAAACCGCTGTTCGCCGGGGTTCACGCCGCCTCACTCTTCGGGAGTGTCCACGCGCTGGGCGTATCGGCCGACGGGACGCGCTACGCGACCAGCGCCGGCTCACGAATCCGGGTCTGGGATGCGGCGACCGGGAAACCCGTCGCGACCGTGCCCAGCGTCAACCAGTGGCCGCACAATCTGGAGTTCTCTCGCAACGGCAAAACGCTATTCGCGCCGGTCGGCGGTGAAATCGTGCAGTGGGACGCGGCCACGGGAACGGAACTCCGGCGGTTCGCGGTGGACCCGAAGGAGCCGCGCCAGGAGATGGTGATCGGGCTGCGGTTGTCGGACGACGATAAAACGCTGACCGGCGTCACACTCGGGCGGGTGAAGGGCACGCTCACTTCGGTGTTCACGACCTGGGACGCGCGGAGCGGTGGGCGGCAATTCACGAAGAAGTTGGACCCGTTCGACTGGAGCGCCGGACGCTGTTGCATCAACTTCTCACCTAACGCCCTCTACGCGTCGCTCTACGGGGATGTCTTCCTCACCGCGGACGGGCCGACGAAGGGACTGCTCCCGCCGCGCACGCTAGGGCCGGGCTTCGCCGCCGGCGCGTTCTCGGCGGACGGCGGCCGGATCGCCTTTACGTACATCGACGAGAGCGACCCGCGGGGCGTCATGCGCGGGGTGGTTTACGGCGTGGCCACCGGGGCCAAGTTGTGCGACCTGCCGGCCGGGTCCGGCGGGCGCGTGGCGCTGAACTCGGACGGCAGCGTTCTCGCGGCGGCCGGTCTCACCGATCTCACGTTCTGGGACACGAGCACCGGAAAGCTGCTCGCGCGGCACCGGTCGCCGCCGACCGAGAAGGGCGACACCATGTATTCGAATTCGTTCGCGGAGGTCATGCGCTTCACCGCCGACGGCACCAAGCTCATCACCGGCCACGCGGACACGACCGCGCTCGTGTGGCCGGTTCCCGCCGGGGCCGCGAAGTGA
- a CDS encoding DUF1559 domain-containing protein, producing the protein MARRVTIIGAVLLVVFVAAVLLPFIAKARHQANVAASQNNLRELSLFAARPANPDPRRAPAKGFTEVPAGTVVVPGVPPEERLSWVVTMLPVLDQRKVNSAQLLAALDTTKPWSFEPNQAAGRVRVPMLLCPENPPEVPPGAAAVTSYVGIGGLGASAAALPLDAPRAGAVRYDAPTPFERITDGISQTLLFAETRNDVGPWLRGGPATVRGLDDAPSAPPLVGAGGQFGGYFSGTANFAMCDGSVRTFTAAVEPRVLFGLSTIAGKDTDPAMID; encoded by the coding sequence ATGGCTCGTCGGGTCACCATCATCGGTGCGGTGCTGCTGGTTGTTTTTGTAGCGGCGGTGCTGCTGCCGTTCATCGCGAAGGCGCGGCACCAGGCGAACGTCGCGGCGTCGCAGAACAACTTGCGCGAGCTGAGCCTGTTCGCCGCGCGGCCCGCGAACCCCGACCCCCGGCGCGCCCCCGCGAAGGGGTTCACGGAGGTGCCCGCGGGCACGGTGGTGGTGCCCGGCGTGCCGCCGGAGGAGCGGCTCAGTTGGGTCGTGACCATGCTCCCGGTGCTCGACCAGCGCAAAGTGAATTCGGCCCAACTGCTCGCCGCGCTCGACACCACGAAGCCGTGGAGCTTCGAGCCCAACCAGGCCGCCGGGCGCGTGCGCGTCCCGATGCTGCTGTGCCCCGAAAACCCGCCCGAGGTGCCGCCGGGGGCGGCGGCGGTCACGTCCTACGTGGGCATCGGCGGGCTGGGGGCCAGCGCGGCGGCGCTCCCGCTCGACGCGCCGCGGGCGGGCGCCGTGCGGTACGACGCCCCGACGCCGTTCGAGCGGATCACGGACGGGATCAGTCAGACGCTCCTGTTCGCGGAGACGCGCAACGATGTCGGCCCGTGGCTCCGCGGCGGCCCCGCGACGGTGCGCGGGCTGGACGACGCCCCGAGCGCGCCCCCGCTCGTGGGGGCCGGGGGGCAGTTCGGCGGGTACTTCTCGGGTACTGCGAACTTCGCGATGTGCGACGGCAGCGTCCGCACGTTCACCGCGGCGGTCGAGCCGCGGGTGCTGTTCGGCTTGAGTACCATCGCCGGGAAAGATACCGATCCGGCCATGATCGACTGA
- a CDS encoding serine hydrolase: MHWLLTAAALPLLLAPVRAADPTPEAVDALAGDALKAFQAPGAAVVVLRGDQTLVLKGYGRRALGRDEPVTADTVFPLASCTKQFTTALLAALVDDGKLGWDDLVSKHLPGFKLSDPHATALLTVRDLVTHRTGLGNHDLLWYRAPWSIDHMLKQVPRLPLDYPFRSGYRYNSLTFMAAGRVAEACGKKTWPVLVRERLAEPLGMKNVAFTTAEIPKDADRAHGHRLNKAGKVEAAPVYEMREPNPSGSLHATARDLAAWLEFQLSDGVAPSGTRLVSSKPLVETRAPQNLMRLEGAAKALFPDTVQVSYAMGWVVSDYRGLKVVAHGGLIDGFRVQLTLVPERQFGFAVLCNMHDSRLPIALTNALIDRYCDLKSKDWNAYYARLAEEEAEAKSAALAARDRARDPSAKPALPLASYAGTYSHPAYGPATVTHAGGALTAKFSSFSLPLEHFERDTFRITGAFFESDLVRFGVSDGKATSLTLAGIEFKRK, from the coding sequence ATGCACTGGCTCCTCACGGCCGCCGCGCTCCCGCTGCTCCTCGCGCCGGTGCGGGCGGCCGACCCCACGCCGGAAGCCGTCGACGCGCTCGCGGGCGACGCGCTCAAGGCGTTCCAGGCGCCCGGAGCCGCGGTCGTGGTGCTGCGCGGCGACCAAACTCTGGTTCTGAAGGGGTACGGCCGCCGCGCGCTCGGGCGCGACGAGCCGGTCACGGCGGACACGGTGTTCCCGCTCGCGTCCTGCACGAAGCAGTTCACGACCGCCCTCCTGGCGGCGCTCGTGGACGACGGCAAGCTCGGCTGGGACGACCTGGTGAGCAAGCACCTCCCCGGGTTCAAGCTCTCCGACCCGCACGCCACCGCGCTGCTGACCGTCCGCGACCTCGTCACCCACCGCACCGGGCTGGGCAACCACGACCTCCTCTGGTACCGCGCCCCATGGAGCATCGACCACATGCTGAAGCAGGTGCCGCGGCTGCCCCTCGATTACCCGTTCCGCAGCGGGTACCGGTACAACAGCCTCACGTTCATGGCCGCCGGGCGGGTCGCGGAGGCGTGCGGGAAGAAGACGTGGCCGGTCCTCGTCCGCGAGCGGCTCGCCGAGCCCCTCGGCATGAAAAACGTCGCGTTCACCACCGCGGAGATCCCGAAAGACGCGGACCGCGCGCACGGGCACCGGTTGAACAAGGCCGGGAAGGTGGAAGCCGCGCCGGTGTACGAGATGCGCGAGCCGAACCCGTCCGGGTCGCTCCACGCGACCGCCCGCGATCTGGCCGCGTGGCTGGAGTTTCAGCTCTCCGACGGCGTCGCGCCCAGCGGCACGCGCCTCGTCTCCTCAAAGCCACTGGTCGAGACGCGCGCGCCGCAGAACCTCATGCGCCTGGAAGGTGCGGCGAAGGCCTTGTTCCCGGACACGGTGCAGGTGAGCTACGCCATGGGCTGGGTGGTCAGCGACTACCGCGGCCTGAAGGTGGTCGCCCACGGCGGGCTGATCGACGGGTTCCGGGTGCAGCTCACGCTCGTGCCGGAGCGCCAGTTCGGCTTCGCGGTGCTGTGCAACATGCACGACTCGCGGCTGCCGATCGCGCTGACCAACGCGCTGATCGACCGGTACTGCGACCTGAAGTCGAAGGACTGGAACGCGTACTACGCGCGTCTTGCCGAGGAGGAGGCGGAGGCGAAGAGCGCGGCGCTGGCGGCCCGCGATCGCGCCCGCGACCCGTCCGCGAAGCCGGCGCTGCCGCTCGCGAGCTACGCGGGCACGTACTCACACCCGGCCTACGGCCCCGCGACCGTGACCCACGCCGGCGGGGCGCTGACGGCGAAGTTCAGCAGCTTCTCGCTGCCGCTCGAGCACTTCGAGCGCGACACGTTCCGCATCACCGGGGCGTTCTTCGAGAGCGATCTGGTGCGGTTCGGCGTGAGCGACGGAAAGGCCACATCGCTGACGCTCGCCGGCATCGAGTTCAAGCGAAAATGA
- a CDS encoding NPCBM/NEW2 domain-containing protein: MPRPYEREYTDLGKKRNRSNTFQLPAGIPAWLPAVIWLGGGLLPLALLLIAAVASGTRPVLMPLALITGLLSFMTGWVWLMIVAASDGIGTLLMCMFVPFYGLYYVLNNLDQTLRPVFLYVLGLAVVASAGFVPAPPPKPLPPPEQVQNEPRNGPASVDPPKVKPSEPKPAPKKGPPPTVAVPKPPFDVDPKAKDTGPKAYLASLTPFDYQAGPWKLGVGVRGDDLKTPIRVKGQEYRYGFSTHPPEKGACRVSFVPGREFKRFKGWAGVGDSIGTLSGPVVFAVYGDGRQLWESAGVGAPGDTAGFDIDVTGVKVLTLEARMQSGFNHLAHASWLDPWLER; this comes from the coding sequence ATGCCCAGGCCCTACGAACGCGAGTACACCGACCTCGGTAAGAAGCGCAACCGCTCCAACACCTTCCAGCTCCCCGCCGGAATCCCCGCGTGGCTCCCGGCCGTCATCTGGCTCGGCGGCGGCCTGCTCCCGCTGGCGCTCCTCCTGATCGCGGCCGTGGCCAGCGGAACGCGGCCGGTGCTGATGCCGCTGGCCCTCATCACCGGCCTGCTCAGTTTTATGACCGGGTGGGTGTGGCTGATGATCGTCGCGGCCTCTGACGGAATCGGAACACTGCTGATGTGTATGTTTGTTCCGTTTTACGGCCTGTACTATGTGCTGAACAATCTCGACCAAACGCTGCGCCCGGTGTTCCTGTACGTCCTCGGGCTTGCCGTAGTTGCGTCCGCGGGGTTCGTCCCCGCCCCGCCCCCCAAGCCGCTGCCCCCGCCCGAGCAAGTGCAGAACGAACCGCGCAACGGACCCGCGTCCGTTGATCCGCCCAAGGTGAAGCCGTCGGAGCCGAAACCGGCTCCGAAAAAAGGCCCCCCGCCCACCGTCGCCGTGCCGAAGCCGCCGTTCGACGTGGACCCGAAGGCGAAGGACACCGGTCCCAAAGCGTACCTCGCGTCGCTGACGCCGTTCGACTACCAGGCCGGCCCGTGGAAGCTCGGGGTCGGGGTGCGCGGTGACGACCTGAAAACGCCGATCCGCGTCAAAGGCCAGGAGTACCGGTACGGGTTCTCGACGCACCCGCCGGAGAAAGGCGCGTGCCGGGTCAGCTTCGTGCCCGGGCGCGAGTTCAAGCGGTTCAAGGGGTGGGCCGGGGTCGGCGACAGCATCGGCACGCTGTCCGGCCCGGTCGTGTTCGCGGTGTACGGCGACGGCCGCCAGTTGTGGGAGTCGGCCGGGGTCGGCGCGCCCGGAGACACGGCCGGGTTCGACATCGACGTGACCGGCGTGAAGGTGCTCACACTGGAGGCGCGCATGCAGAGCGGGTTCAACCACCTGGCCCACGCCTCCTGGCTCGACCCGTGGCTGGAGCGCTGA
- a CDS encoding BBP7 family outer membrane beta-barrel protein has translation MRRILLGGLGIALGVFAPPALAQQPRTGAPRAASLGLPSALPDSQPTEVTQTGLLRGGAPRGTVSYAPGTFGSPAPATPVVGGSVTGAPPVGFPVTGVPTTSGPVGYPVTGGPVGYPVTGGPVGYPVTGGPVGYPVTSGPVPGGMVGFPVTGAQPAPLGSPRVAPGGGPPSVTESRDPTGRVPDGTTFVPSVLPDGGAGCPVEVEDPLFSDAPLTGLDRVASVRRGWVSAELLMWWNRGTVVPPLVTTSSTAALGIIGQGDTRVLLGGSFGDTYHTGGRVGAGYWFGDGECRGVDARLFWVAPATTSFFTTTTQNPLLARPFFNINPTTAPTVGFGESSEIVARPGVATGSVLVTLKNTVWGAEVNYRRYLTSGPNMRLDLLAGYRFLDLREELTITERFVRTPDSDPAIGVPAISGTITDSFRTTNRFHGGQIGIAGTFTRGRWSLDPRATVAFGTVRQTAEINGSQTLNFPDQTTTVTPGGLLAVPGANIGKFSRDKFAVVPEVGLNLGWQATERMKLFVGYNFLYLSSALRPGDAIDMRLDAARVPNLLPPGTGAPLTNTIRPAPQFNSSGYFVQGISFGLMYRW, from the coding sequence ATGCGCCGCATTCTGCTCGGCGGGCTGGGGATCGCGCTGGGCGTGTTCGCCCCCCCGGCCCTGGCTCAACAGCCGCGAACCGGCGCGCCGCGTGCCGCCTCATTAGGGCTGCCCAGCGCGCTCCCGGACTCACAACCCACAGAGGTTACGCAAACGGGCCTGCTCCGCGGCGGGGCGCCCCGCGGGACCGTGAGCTACGCGCCGGGAACCTTCGGCTCCCCCGCACCCGCCACGCCGGTCGTCGGCGGTTCGGTAACAGGTGCCCCCCCGGTCGGGTTCCCGGTGACCGGCGTTCCGACCACGAGTGGGCCGGTCGGGTACCCCGTTACGGGCGGGCCGGTCGGGTACCCCGTTACGGGCGGGCCGGTCGGGTACCCCGTTACGGGCGGACCGGTCGGATATCCCGTTACGAGCGGGCCGGTGCCCGGAGGGATGGTGGGCTTCCCGGTGACCGGCGCGCAGCCCGCCCCGCTCGGCTCGCCGCGGGTCGCGCCGGGGGGGGGGCCGCCGAGCGTCACCGAGTCGCGCGACCCGACCGGCCGTGTCCCCGACGGGACGACCTTCGTGCCGTCGGTCCTGCCGGACGGCGGGGCCGGCTGTCCGGTAGAGGTCGAGGACCCGCTGTTCTCGGACGCGCCGCTCACCGGGCTGGACCGGGTCGCGAGCGTCCGCCGGGGCTGGGTGAGCGCCGAACTGCTCATGTGGTGGAACCGGGGCACGGTGGTGCCGCCGCTGGTGACCACCAGCAGCACGGCGGCGCTGGGCATCATCGGCCAGGGCGACACCCGGGTGCTACTGGGCGGCTCGTTCGGCGACACGTACCACACCGGCGGGCGGGTCGGGGCCGGGTACTGGTTCGGGGACGGCGAGTGCCGCGGGGTGGACGCCCGGCTGTTCTGGGTGGCGCCGGCGACCACGTCGTTCTTCACGACCACGACCCAGAACCCGCTCCTGGCGCGGCCGTTCTTTAACATCAACCCGACCACCGCGCCGACCGTGGGGTTCGGGGAGTCGTCCGAGATCGTCGCCCGCCCCGGCGTGGCCACCGGGAGCGTGCTGGTGACGCTGAAGAACACCGTGTGGGGCGCGGAGGTGAACTACCGGCGGTACCTGACCAGCGGGCCGAACATGCGGCTCGACCTGCTCGCCGGCTACCGGTTCCTGGACCTGCGCGAGGAGCTCACGATCACCGAGCGGTTCGTGCGCACCCCGGACTCGGACCCGGCCATCGGCGTGCCGGCCATTTCGGGCACGATCACCGACTCGTTCCGCACGACGAACCGGTTCCACGGCGGTCAGATCGGGATCGCGGGCACGTTCACGCGGGGCCGGTGGTCGCTCGACCCGCGGGCCACGGTGGCGTTCGGTACGGTGCGCCAGACGGCCGAGATCAACGGCTCGCAGACGCTGAACTTCCCGGACCAGACCACGACGGTCACCCCGGGCGGGCTGCTGGCGGTGCCGGGGGCGAACATCGGCAAGTTCAGCCGGGACAAGTTCGCGGTGGTGCCGGAGGTGGGCCTGAACCTGGGCTGGCAGGCGACGGAGCGGATGAAGCTGTTCGTCGGGTACAACTTCCTGTACCTGAGCAGCGCGCTGCGGCCGGGCGACGCGATCGACATGCGTCTGGACGCGGCCCGGGTGCCGAACCTGTTGCCGCCGGGCACGGGGGCGCCTCTCACCAACACGATCCGCCCGGCCCCGCAGTTTAACAGCAGCGGGTACTTCGTCCAGGGCATCAGCTTCGGTCTCATGTACCGCTGGTGA
- a CDS encoding PEP-CTERM sorting domain-containing protein yields MTTRRTRLKKGLKKLVPVMTVTFTAAPFAVWVQPAHAFFPPFINDSGPPRVLPQPPSPPPFEPPTPPPPPFNPPPQPPDVSPPVCPPPPPCGVPEPATVVSGLIGLAAAAGYGLRRNGEKK; encoded by the coding sequence GTGACGACTCGCCGCACGCGTCTCAAGAAGGGTCTGAAGAAGCTGGTCCCGGTGATGACCGTGACCTTCACAGCGGCCCCGTTCGCCGTGTGGGTTCAGCCGGCCCACGCGTTCTTCCCGCCCTTTATCAACGATTCGGGACCGCCCAGAGTATTGCCGCAGCCGCCCTCGCCGCCCCCCTTCGAGCCGCCGACGCCCCCGCCGCCGCCATTCAACCCGCCGCCCCAACCACCGGACGTGTCGCCGCCGGTGTGCCCCCCGCCGCCCCCGTGCGGGGTGCCGGAGCCCGCGACCGTCGTGAGCGGGTTGATCGGGCTGGCCGCGGCCGCCGGCTACGGGCTCCGCCGCAACGGCGAGAAGAAGTAA
- a CDS encoding PEP-CTERM sorting domain-containing protein, whose protein sequence is MTTRRTRLKKGLKKLVPVMTVTFTAAPFAVWVQPAHAFFPPVITSPPPVVVVPPTLPPPVIVDPPVSPPPFVPPPPPPVVVPPVVPPVVVPPVCPPPPPCGVPEPATVVSGLIGLAAAAGYGLRRNGEKK, encoded by the coding sequence GTGACGACTCGCCGCACGCGTCTCAAGAAGGGTCTGAAGAAGCTGGTCCCGGTGATGACCGTGACCTTCACAGCGGCCCCGTTCGCCGTGTGGGTTCAGCCGGCCCACGCGTTCTTCCCGCCGGTGATCACCAGCCCGCCGCCGGTCGTCGTGGTGCCGCCGACGCTCCCGCCGCCGGTGATCGTGGACCCGCCGGTCAGCCCGCCGCCGTTCGTACCGCCGCCCCCGCCGCCCGTCGTGGTGCCGCCGGTTGTTCCGCCGGTCGTGGTGCCGCCGGTGTGCCCGCCGCCGCCCCCGTGCGGGGTGCCGGAGCCCGCGACCGTCGTGAGCGGGCTGATCGGGCTGGCCGCGGCCGCCGGCTACGGGCTCCGCCGTAACGGTGAGAAGAAGTAA
- a CDS encoding acyl-CoA dehydrogenase family protein, giving the protein MAFDPVKLAADTEAFCQEVRPAEEFAYANRQFNDQVVPLAAKHDLLGMNVKPEYGGRGADAVSYFKALARIGREGTTVRTFFSGHLSIGAYPIQTWGSEALKRKYLPAAAKGEKILAFGLTEPDAGSNPREMTSTYEKRGDHYVLNGVKYLISNGGIAHAVVAFAYPAGQVGTGRISAFVVDTAAKGFEAESFAANAKMGMPTSNTAMFEMHDVAVPAENLVGEEGDGFRVAMGTLVSGRLSVAAGCLGVIEDCLAEAIWYAKERKQHGKEIARHQLVQDHIAHIEMDRVASDALLIRAAEAKDRSAASPGDKELARHADLLAAQAKLFATNAAWDAADRAVQVFGGRGWSTLYRPGRHLTDVRVCRIYEGTDEILKLKIAAALLGKEWEAFK; this is encoded by the coding sequence ATGGCGTTCGACCCCGTTAAGCTGGCCGCCGACACCGAAGCGTTCTGTCAGGAGGTGCGGCCGGCCGAAGAGTTCGCGTACGCGAACCGGCAGTTCAACGACCAGGTGGTGCCGCTGGCCGCGAAGCACGACCTCCTGGGCATGAACGTGAAGCCCGAGTACGGCGGGCGCGGCGCCGACGCCGTCAGCTACTTCAAGGCGCTCGCCCGCATAGGGCGCGAGGGAACCACCGTCCGCACCTTCTTCTCCGGGCACCTGAGCATCGGGGCGTACCCGATCCAGACGTGGGGCAGCGAGGCGCTCAAGCGGAAGTACCTGCCCGCCGCTGCGAAGGGGGAGAAGATCCTCGCCTTCGGGCTCACCGAGCCCGACGCCGGCAGCAACCCGCGCGAGATGACCAGCACCTACGAGAAGCGGGGCGATCACTACGTCCTCAACGGGGTGAAGTACCTGATCTCCAACGGGGGCATCGCGCACGCGGTGGTCGCGTTCGCGTACCCCGCGGGGCAGGTGGGCACGGGCCGCATCTCCGCGTTCGTCGTGGACACGGCCGCCAAGGGGTTCGAGGCCGAGAGCTTCGCCGCGAACGCCAAGATGGGGATGCCCACGTCCAACACCGCCATGTTCGAGATGCACGACGTGGCCGTGCCCGCGGAGAACCTGGTGGGCGAGGAGGGCGACGGGTTCCGGGTCGCGATGGGCACGCTCGTGAGCGGGCGCCTGAGCGTCGCCGCCGGGTGCCTGGGGGTGATCGAGGACTGCCTCGCGGAGGCGATCTGGTACGCCAAGGAGCGGAAGCAGCACGGCAAGGAGATCGCCCGGCACCAACTCGTTCAGGACCACATCGCGCACATCGAGATGGACCGCGTGGCCTCGGACGCGCTGCTGATCCGCGCCGCCGAGGCGAAGGACCGGTCGGCGGCGAGCCCCGGCGACAAGGAGCTGGCCCGGCACGCGGACCTGCTGGCGGCGCAAGCCAAGCTGTTCGCCACCAACGCCGCCTGGGACGCCGCGGACCGCGCCGTGCAGGTGTTCGGCGGGCGCGGCTGGAGCACCCTGTACCGCCCCGGCCGGCACCTCACCGACGTGCGCGTGTGCCGCATCTACGAGGGCACCGACGAGATCCTCAAGCTGAAGATCGCGGCCGCGCTACTGGGCAAGGAGTGGGAAGCGTTCAAGTAG
- a CDS encoding WD40 repeat domain-containing protein, which produces MKRYEPEDLAFSADNQHLFALVGGKIVVYGLPGGLYRTKLKGHNGRITAMALTPDGSRLWTASRDATVKCWDTHALTLDRTYTFQTGGLDCLAVSPDGNVAAVGSGQKGTITLWDLG; this is translated from the coding sequence ATGAAGCGTTACGAACCCGAAGACCTCGCGTTCTCAGCCGACAACCAACACCTGTTCGCGCTGGTCGGCGGGAAGATCGTCGTGTACGGACTGCCGGGCGGGCTGTACCGAACGAAGCTCAAGGGGCACAACGGCCGCATCACCGCAATGGCCCTCACCCCGGACGGCTCGCGGCTCTGGACCGCGAGCCGCGACGCCACCGTGAAGTGCTGGGACACGCACGCCCTTACCCTCGACCGCACCTACACCTTCCAGACCGGCGGGCTGGACTGCCTCGCCGTGTCGCCCGACGGGAACGTCGCGGCGGTCGGCAGCGGGCAGAAGGGGACGATCACGCTCTGGGATTTGGGCTAA